In Bacillus sp. DX3.1, the following proteins share a genomic window:
- a CDS encoding sensor histidine kinase has product MVLKFKKLKLQPRIALFIGILILFVIVLTSFLFYYILSKTVEEQTGKRALHVAKAVATIPEIHEAFQTENPSVIIQPIVEKIRVETDAEFIVVGNTEGIRYAHPVRDRIGEEMVGGDNKGVLEDGKSYISKATGTLGPSLRGKVPIRDQENHIIGVVSVGFSMEDIHDVAEAYGNRVLWIAVVGLVIGILGSMYLARSIKKLMFGLEPEEISSLYEERSAVIQSVREGIMVIDKEGCISLVNQAAYEILSLEKKQNIIGDSVLKIIPNTSILEVLRTGEEQLDRQLDIKGQAVIANRLPIIVGNVVIGVVSSFRLKSEMDQLTEELSQAKRYTEALRAQAHEYNNLLYTLSGLIQLESYDEAMELIHKETAVYQEFVQFIMERIQNPWLGGILIGFYNRARELKIDFILDRESSLQKLGSHIDSNHVVSILGNLITNAFEATENNHENEKRVRLFVTDIGDEIVIEIEDSGLGVDDALIAYIFNRGFSTKEGEKRGYGLAKVNELVEELHGSIAIEKGDLGGALFIVALPKESGEL; this is encoded by the coding sequence ATGGTTTTGAAATTTAAAAAATTAAAGTTACAGCCAAGAATTGCGTTGTTTATCGGTATACTTATTCTCTTTGTTATCGTTCTAACAAGTTTTCTTTTTTACTATATATTATCTAAAACAGTGGAAGAGCAAACTGGTAAAAGGGCGTTACATGTTGCCAAAGCGGTCGCTACCATACCTGAAATTCATGAGGCGTTTCAGACAGAAAATCCATCTGTTATTATTCAGCCAATTGTTGAAAAAATACGAGTGGAAACAGATGCGGAATTTATCGTTGTAGGGAATACAGAGGGAATCCGTTATGCCCATCCTGTACGGGACAGAATTGGAGAAGAAATGGTTGGAGGCGATAACAAAGGGGTTTTAGAGGATGGAAAGTCGTATATTTCAAAGGCGACCGGGACGTTAGGTCCTTCTTTACGAGGGAAGGTGCCCATTCGTGATCAAGAAAATCATATTATCGGGGTCGTATCTGTCGGGTTTTCAATGGAGGATATTCATGACGTAGCGGAAGCATATGGAAATCGAGTGTTGTGGATTGCTGTAGTTGGATTAGTAATCGGAATACTTGGTTCTATGTATTTGGCACGGAGTATAAAAAAATTAATGTTTGGGCTGGAACCAGAGGAGATTTCATCCCTGTACGAGGAACGCAGTGCTGTCATTCAATCTGTCCGTGAAGGAATTATGGTAATAGATAAAGAGGGTTGCATTAGTTTAGTCAATCAAGCAGCTTATGAGATTCTTTCGTTAGAAAAAAAACAAAATATAATTGGGGATTCTGTTTTAAAAATTATCCCGAATACCTCTATATTAGAAGTGCTCCGAACGGGAGAAGAGCAATTAGACCGGCAATTGGATATAAAAGGGCAAGCTGTCATTGCAAATCGATTGCCTATTATAGTGGGGAATGTAGTAATTGGAGTTGTGTCTAGCTTTCGATTAAAGTCAGAAATGGATCAATTGACAGAAGAATTATCTCAAGCAAAACGATATACAGAGGCACTTCGAGCACAGGCACATGAGTATAACAATCTTTTGTATACGCTATCAGGGCTTATTCAATTAGAATCTTATGATGAAGCTATGGAGCTCATTCATAAAGAAACAGCAGTGTATCAAGAATTTGTTCAGTTTATTATGGAGCGTATACAAAACCCATGGTTAGGTGGAATCTTAATTGGATTTTATAACCGAGCGAGAGAGCTAAAAATTGATTTTATTTTAGATCGCGAGAGTAGTTTACAAAAGCTAGGTTCTCATATTGATAGTAATCACGTTGTTTCTATTTTAGGAAACCTAATTACGAATGCTTTTGAAGCGACGGAAAATAATCATGAAAATGAGAAAAGAGTAAGACTATTTGTAACAGATATAGGTGACGAGATTGTGATTGAAATTGAGGATTCAGGTTTAGGCGTTGATGATGCATTGATTGCATACATATTTAATCGGGGTTTTTCTACAAAAGAAGGAGAGAAACGAGGCTATGGATTAGCCAAAGTAAATGAGTTAGTTGAGGAGTTACATGGAAGTATTGCAATTGAAAAAGGGGACTTAGGCGGTGCATTATTTATCGTCGCATTGCCGAAAGAAAGTGGGGAATTGTAA